The sequence below is a genomic window from Dermacentor albipictus isolate Rhodes 1998 colony chromosome 2, USDA_Dalb.pri_finalv2, whole genome shotgun sequence.
GGTCAAAATCGCATCTCCATGGAAGGGAAACGTGATTCGAGGTACAGCACATCGTCTGCCGCTTTTGTATCCCCAGGCATAGGCGAAGCGTTTCTCGTTCCAACAGAACGAGGAGACTCGGCTTATAAGCAGGAGGAGCGAACAAATCGCACCCGCACTCGTCAGTGGGATGCGTGTACTACGTACATGTGGTAAATCATTGCCATATCAGACATGTGGAGACATGTGGAGCAGCACACTGTGGTacaaaggttataaacagggataaggtgcttcagaaaggctggccaacgtttcgataggaaaACCTGTCTTCTTGCTTAGATGATCAATATGCGAAAGACAATTTagtagaggtgtgcgaatatttaaATACGAAACAAATATTTTCTGTTAGATTAGATTCGAGAATTAACCATCCAAATCGTCGAATGTTCGTTTCTGTTGAATACTAGACGCCGCGTATAGAGGCGCCACTGGTGGCCTCCTAGCGGGCGCTTTCGAAACTACATTCGGGACGCAGCAGCAGAGAACGCTCTGCACCAAGGATGGCTGAAGATTGTGGCTTAGATTTCCCTTTTGTTCGAGTGCCAGACCGCTATTTCAGTGGCGACACCTGCAGGAAAAGCGCGGGCCTCTGAGAGCGTACGTGTGCGCGATGTTACCGGAGTTTGGGACAACCCAGTTCGCACACGTGCCAAGTGCGTCCCGCAGTCGAGCTCGTGTTAAGTAGTCGCTTCGTTTTGTTGGCGCAATGCGATGCCTCGGTCGTTTCTTTAAATTCTATACCCTCGCTGTAATAATTTTTCTGTTCCTCAATAACAGGCATACTTCGTTGGTGCAGACTTATATTTCAAACGACTCCATATGGCGCGATGCCGGTACACATCGTAGTAACCTTGCTACCGATGAATACACGTGACATCACGGAATAAGTGCCGTCGAAATCGCCTCAAGAAGAGCAACTGCGAATTTGTTCGAGGAAATGCGTGCATCGGTCAGCGAAGTCGCCAGGAGCACGGCTGAATACAAGCGCGAGTTGGCGCTGCAGCACCGATGAAATTCCGCTGCGTACGTCGACAAACTACCCCTCCCGCTGCAGCTTGCGCTTTttgaaattccctgagtgatctTCTTGGAAACGTGTAGAGAGTCTTGTCAACTTTTTAGTACTTCTTTTTCGAATGTTACAGAAGAGAGCAGCCACATGATACGCTTAAAGGCCGAACAGCGCTGCCAAAGCAGGTGCATGGACACTGTCGGCAAGGCCTGGATTAGTCTTTTGCGGCGTAGCCATTGAACTCCTGCACCGCAAACGATAATggagagttttaggttaggggacgcaagcgacTTGCCtacctaatctaaaactctctaataagaaAGTACAAAATGCACACGCCAAAAGGCAATCAGCTGTGAAGCAAACAAATCACCCTGCATGGTAATTCTGCTTATGAATTAGATatatttgcgatttttgccaatgcTTAATGAAAGATTGACGACCTAAGTAAAGAAATAGAAACcaagagtcactagattttaagtttttttttcttttaaatgcaacaatcctcgtcaaatttggtgcagtgattgccgagaaaaacgaattctccttgtacatgtatttagataggagcacccgagctgcACTGCGGATGAACAGAACCAGAGCATGGGTTCGTCGTGATTAACTTCGGCGCTTACCCGTGTAAAAGTGATCGAGTGCAGCACCGagatggcaaaaaaagaacagcgagaacaagaaatttcccgccgaacGTCGGTGGTCCATTGCTGCCGCTGCTCCCGTTCATGAGGCCTCGCGGAAAATGATTTGAACAACGTCGCCGGCAAGCTTTTGAGGTACCTGAGCACCCGACAACGTAACAGTTGTTCTTCGACATGCCTTGAAACTTTGGCCACCGCACACATGCGGCAGGTTTTTGCCTGCAGTGGGGCATagggcgtagccagaaatttttttgAAGAGTGGGCGAGTGGTGGCGCATGTGCCCTATGTGCCACACCCTGGCTGCGCCACTGTAACAAAGGTTGCTGCAGTCTAGAGGCAGAAATGAGCGCGGTTCTTTGCGGTACGTTACGGGAGGGCCCGCCTCTTCTCTCTGCGCACGTCTCCTTTTGCGCTTCTTTCCGTGGGAAGGAATTTAGGTTTACTGTGCGAGTTAAGCCTATGATATGAGTTAGCATGCGAATATAAAGGTAATACATGGTAataccggcaaacggaggcctcaggagagcacccaTGGACGGCACAGGGTATTTGGGGCACACAGTGTTCAATGGGCGGATCAAGGCTGGAACCAGGTGATTCCTGGGTTGAGGCCTCGGTGAGCgtccaacccacggaccagtcggTGTTCCAGCTCTGGTGTGCCCGTTGCCACTTTGATGTCCTACAGGTGCCTCCAAAGTACTCAAAATAATGACGCCTTGTTAAACACTTAATATTTTCGCAAGTTCCCGCCTCCTTCGCGACCTGGCAAAAAAGACTTATTGTACACTAatgtgctctcctgaggcctccgtatgccggtattatttttattttcgcaTGCTAAATAATatcatgacacacacacacacacacacacacacacacacacacacacacacacacacacacacacacacaaacacacacacacacacacacacacacacacacaaacacacacacacacacacacacacacacacacacacacacacacacacacacggcagcGATTCTACTTTTTGTCTTCCCTTCCTGTGTGCGCAGTGCTAATTGTTTTCATCAGCTGGAGGTCACGACAAGTATATCGTCGCTGTGACTTGAGTTCTTTTTTCACCTGTGCCCCTTTAGGTAGACCTCAAGAATGGTGGTGATGACGGGGACACGTTCTGGCTCCCATATCGGGGAAAGCGTTCCGACGCCATGGCCGGCCATACAGCTTCTAAGTACTATTACGAAACTAACTCTATGCCGTGGCCTTTGCTGACGCCGCGCTACGTGACGATGCATtgacgcgcgaaaaaaaaagaaagaaagaaagaaaaagaaacgcgtcACATGGTTGACGATTTAGAGTCATCAAAGAGCAGTCCTCCAGACGTCACTCTGTATACTCCTTTATTGGTATCAATCTTCTGGGGGTGGCGGAGGCACGTAGCAGTCTTGCGGGGCGTCGTACCCTGGCTCGGGTGGCGGGCAGTACGCGTCGCCACCCGGAGCGGGAGGCGGCGTGTACGTGTCGCCGCTGTAGAAGGCCGGCTCGCTGGGCGGCTGGTAGCTGTCGCCGGGGTGCGCAGGCGGCACGTAGGTGCTGCCTGGCGTGTACCCTGCGCCGTGCGGCTGGTAGCTGCTGTGCAGGGAAGACAAGTGTGCACGACGGTCGGTAAGTAGAGATTGACATCAGAGTGTAAAAATCATCATCGCCCTCGTCACCATGATGATCACAGAGGTGCCCACAACAAATTACCGGAGGAAGCTCCGTCGCTgtgatcgt
It includes:
- the LOC135898448 gene encoding uncharacterized protein isoform X4, whose translation is MSTYQPPPPPGSDMYVPPPPPSDQVDSYQSPVGTDYCPPPAPDTVDSAATYQPPTFSYQPHGAGYTPGSTYVPPAHPGDSYQPPSEPAFYSGDTYTPPPAPGGDAYCPPPEPGYDAPQDCYVPPPPPED
- the LOC135898448 gene encoding uncharacterized protein isoform X3, giving the protein MGCVESCDADEVDSRAAMSTYQPPPPPGSDMYVPPPPPSDQVDSYQSPVGTDYCPPPAPDTVDSAATYQPPTFSYQPHGAGYTPGSTYVPPAHPGDSYQPPSEPAFYSGDTYTPPPAPGGDAYCPPPEPGYDAPQDCYVPPPPPED